One Candidatus Methylacidithermus pantelleriae genomic window carries:
- a CDS encoding DUF883 family protein, producing the protein MDGAVNREKLFSDLRALVEDARSLVKASTEEVKEKTRDAWDRMRQGAEKIREYWSGAEETLTQKTLETAKQTDKTIRERPYESLVVAFLAGLLLGIVVARK; encoded by the coding sequence ATGGATGGTGCGGTCAATCGTGAGAAACTCTTTTCCGATCTTCGGGCTCTTGTCGAGGACGCAAGGTCTCTTGTGAAAGCCTCCACGGAGGAAGTGAAGGAAAAGACTCGGGATGCGTGGGACCGCATGCGGCAAGGGGCCGAAAAGATTCGGGAATACTGGTCCGGGGCCGAAGAGACTTTGACACAGAAAACCCTGGAAACAGCTAAGCAAACCGATAAGACCATTCGAGAACGACCCTATGAATCGCTCGTAGTAGCCTTTCTGGCTGGACTGCTGCTGGGCATTGTTGTCGCTCGAAAATAA
- the cysD gene encoding sulfate adenylyltransferase subunit CysD → MTHLDRLESQSIYILREAYHAFRNPAMPWSMGKDSNTLLWLAMKAFCGRIPFPVIHIDTTYEFPEMIEFREWAQRYYGFQLIVVVNEEARARGVGYETHDPVTVTHELKTVALQQAMANYRWDALITGIRRDEDPTRAKERYFSPRNPDFEWDYKDQPPEFWNQFAFSLAPGEHVRVQPLLDWTELDVWLYIKREKIPIPKLYFAREGKRFRSLGCAPITHPVPSTATTVDDIIEELIQTRVPERAGRAQDHYERNAMQKLRAKGFL, encoded by the coding sequence ATGACCCATTTGGACCGGCTCGAGTCACAAAGCATCTATATCCTTCGTGAGGCCTACCACGCTTTTCGCAATCCTGCGATGCCCTGGTCGATGGGCAAGGATTCCAACACCCTCCTTTGGCTGGCGATGAAGGCCTTTTGTGGCCGGATTCCCTTTCCCGTGATCCATATCGACACAACGTATGAGTTTCCCGAGATGATTGAATTCCGGGAATGGGCACAGCGTTACTACGGATTCCAACTGATTGTGGTCGTCAATGAGGAGGCACGCGCTCGGGGGGTCGGATATGAAACCCACGACCCCGTGACTGTCACCCATGAACTGAAAACCGTTGCTCTCCAGCAGGCGATGGCAAACTACCGGTGGGATGCCCTCATTACGGGAATTCGCAGGGACGAGGATCCCACCCGGGCGAAGGAACGCTACTTTTCGCCTCGCAACCCGGATTTTGAATGGGATTACAAGGATCAACCCCCTGAGTTTTGGAACCAGTTTGCCTTTTCGTTGGCCCCTGGGGAGCATGTTCGGGTACAACCTCTCCTTGACTGGACGGAACTGGATGTCTGGCTGTACATCAAGCGCGAGAAAATTCCTATTCCAAAGCTCTATTTTGCCAGGGAGGGGAAACGATTCCGCTCCCTGGGATGTGCCCCCATTACCCATCCTGTTCCGAGCACCGCCACCACCGTCGATGATATTATTGAGGAGCTCATCCAAACGCGCGTTCCGGAACGTGCCGGTCGCGCTCAGGACCACTACGAGCGCAATGCAATGCAGAAACTTCGGGCCAAAGGGTTCCTCTAA
- the cysC gene encoding adenylyl-sulfate kinase produces MWETEPLSLVFVGHVDHGKSTLIGRLLWECGAIPDARMEAARRASEAEGVEFEYAFLLDSFLEEQAQNVTIETTQIPFRSGKRRYLIIDAPGHREFLKNMVTGAARAQAAVLVVDVSFGIGEQTRRHVCLLQLLGVHQVLVAVNKMDLVGFAQEAFHEREREILGLFQRFEREPWMVIPVSAKQGHNISCPSSQMSWYVGPTLLQALDQLPHPEGRENLPLRFNVQDVYRLQDRRVIVGRVESGVLTVGDELVFWPDRKRATVASIEEWGATIAPQRTVAGKSTAITLKDPIYVERGQLAAHPGKGPIEAKQFPARIFWLGSSPLRIQRKVELRLACQAVEASLVTIHRVWDSSSLEETVGPRLEIYRDEVAEVTLRTKRPLAFDNADHIWETGRFVLFDGQRIAGGGVIFGAQYPSIPRESVESSYISWTGDGVDQETRVRHFGHRGAVLWMTGLSGSGKSTLALALEQALFQRGIAAFVLDGDDLRHGLCCDLGFSRKDRAENIRRAAEVARLMAEAGLVVVTAFISPYRVDRNKAREICESAGIPFAEIYLSSPLEICEERDPKGLYQKARSGEITGFTGIDAPYEPPQNPQLVLETHKETREECLEKLLQLAVELSSPLGFWMSQEPGSGI; encoded by the coding sequence GTGTGGGAAACTGAACCCTTGTCGCTGGTGTTTGTCGGTCATGTGGACCATGGAAAGTCCACGTTGATCGGCAGGCTCCTTTGGGAATGCGGGGCGATCCCTGACGCAAGGATGGAGGCGGCTCGCCGAGCTTCGGAAGCCGAAGGGGTAGAGTTTGAATACGCTTTCCTTCTGGATTCCTTCCTGGAAGAACAAGCGCAAAACGTCACCATTGAAACCACCCAGATTCCCTTTCGAAGCGGCAAGCGGCGCTATCTCATTATTGATGCGCCAGGTCACCGGGAGTTTCTCAAAAACATGGTGACCGGGGCGGCTCGTGCTCAAGCCGCTGTGCTCGTGGTGGATGTCTCCTTTGGAATTGGGGAACAGACACGCCGCCACGTTTGCCTGTTACAGCTGCTGGGGGTGCACCAGGTCCTCGTTGCCGTGAACAAGATGGATCTTGTTGGATTTGCCCAGGAGGCCTTCCATGAAAGGGAAAGGGAGATTTTGGGTCTTTTTCAGAGATTCGAGCGAGAGCCTTGGATGGTCATTCCGGTGAGTGCCAAGCAGGGTCACAATATTTCTTGCCCCAGTTCTCAGATGTCATGGTATGTGGGCCCGACTCTCCTTCAAGCGCTCGATCAATTACCCCACCCGGAAGGGAGGGAGAACCTGCCCCTGCGTTTCAATGTCCAGGATGTCTACCGGCTCCAAGACCGGCGTGTGATTGTGGGACGGGTGGAATCCGGCGTTTTGACGGTGGGAGATGAACTGGTTTTTTGGCCTGATCGCAAGCGAGCCACCGTTGCATCCATTGAGGAGTGGGGAGCCACAATTGCTCCACAACGGACGGTGGCGGGAAAGTCTACGGCTATTACGCTGAAAGACCCGATCTATGTGGAGCGAGGCCAGCTAGCCGCCCATCCCGGAAAAGGGCCGATTGAAGCCAAGCAATTCCCGGCGCGGATCTTTTGGCTGGGTTCGTCTCCTTTGCGCATCCAAAGAAAGGTGGAACTTCGCTTAGCTTGCCAAGCCGTAGAAGCGTCGCTGGTTACTATCCACCGGGTGTGGGACTCCTCAAGCTTGGAGGAAACGGTTGGTCCACGACTGGAAATTTACCGGGATGAGGTCGCCGAGGTGACCCTTCGTACCAAACGACCCCTGGCATTTGACAACGCCGACCATATTTGGGAAACGGGGCGATTTGTCCTTTTTGATGGACAACGGATCGCCGGTGGAGGGGTGATCTTTGGGGCGCAGTATCCCTCGATTCCCCGGGAATCCGTGGAAAGTTCCTACATTTCTTGGACGGGGGATGGGGTCGATCAGGAGACTCGGGTTCGTCACTTCGGCCATCGTGGAGCTGTCCTTTGGATGACCGGGCTAAGCGGATCCGGCAAGTCCACCCTGGCTTTGGCTCTTGAACAGGCTTTATTCCAGCGGGGTATCGCTGCCTTTGTTTTGGATGGGGACGACTTGCGTCACGGCCTGTGTTGCGATCTGGGTTTTTCCCGAAAGGATCGAGCGGAAAATATCCGGCGTGCGGCCGAGGTTGCCCGGCTCATGGCCGAGGCGGGGCTTGTGGTGGTGACGGCCTTCATCTCTCCGTATCGCGTCGATCGCAATAAGGCCCGAGAAATCTGCGAATCAGCCGGGATCCCATTTGCCGAAATCTATCTGTCCTCTCCTCTGGAAATTTGTGAGGAGCGAGATCCTAAGGGGTTGTATCAGAAGGCACGCAGCGGCGAAATTACGGGATTTACCGGAATCGACGCCCCTTATGAACCCCCGCAGAACCCCCAGCTTGTCCTTGAAACGCACAAAGAGACACGAGAAGAGTGCTTGGAAAAGCTTTTGCAACTCGCCGTGGAGCTATCCTCCCCGCTTGGCTTTTGGATGAGCCAGGAGCCAGGATCAGGAATCTAG
- a CDS encoding phage holin family protein, whose protein sequence is MGQAASGPREPTGTGRSVCSLLFELLRCRLELWSLELHEHLLEFFLLVLLGFACVFVLLLGLMILTVAFVFLVWRDPGTRLLGLFSIGLVYCLLGVAIGVSARSVWRRIRFRLPFSEVLGELEKDRQWLETLFKK, encoded by the coding sequence ATGGGCCAAGCTGCCTCAGGTCCTCGTGAGCCCACCGGAACCGGCCGATCGGTGTGTTCTCTTCTTTTTGAGCTTCTGCGTTGTCGGTTGGAACTTTGGTCTCTTGAGCTTCATGAACATCTTCTTGAGTTCTTTCTATTGGTCCTTTTGGGGTTTGCGTGCGTTTTTGTGCTTTTGCTAGGGCTCATGATTCTCACGGTCGCGTTTGTTTTCCTTGTGTGGCGCGACCCTGGCACGCGGCTCTTGGGTCTCTTTTCCATCGGGCTCGTCTATTGTTTGCTGGGCGTGGCCATCGGCGTTAGCGCCCGCTCGGTTTGGAGGCGGATTCGCTTTCGGCTTCCCTTCTCTGAAGTCCTTGGTGAGCTGGAAAAGGACCGACAATGGTTGGAGACTCTTTTCAAGAAATAG
- a CDS encoding DUF883 family protein, producing MDPSIHKEKLAQDLRELIRDAEDLLRLTANEVGDAARDLRERLSSKISELRGDLGQVEDTLRERAAAGARETDRLIREHPYESVAVAFVVGFLLGVVAGRR from the coding sequence ATGGATCCTTCCATTCATAAGGAGAAGCTTGCGCAGGATCTGCGGGAGCTCATCCGAGACGCAGAGGACCTGTTACGGCTCACCGCCAACGAAGTGGGTGACGCTGCCCGGGATTTGCGGGAGCGCCTGTCTTCCAAGATCTCAGAGTTACGAGGGGATCTAGGGCAGGTAGAAGATACGCTACGGGAACGTGCCGCAGCGGGTGCACGCGAGACCGATCGGCTCATTCGGGAGCATCCGTACGAGTCGGTTGCCGTCGCTTTTGTGGTCGGCTTCCTTTTGGGCGTGGTTGCGGGTCGGAGGTAA